A window of the Corythoichthys intestinalis isolate RoL2023-P3 chromosome 6, ASM3026506v1, whole genome shotgun sequence genome harbors these coding sequences:
- the LOC130917990 gene encoding claudin-8-like, with translation MASYTAYSGYSRPPQSYAASYYDEKQPNTTGYTAPYTAPYTAPYTAPYSDYTDYKDSVYEEKKKIEKRKRKYAICCEVVALVIGFIGLIGVAAVTGLPMWRVTAFIEENIIVMETRWEGLWMNCYRQANIRMQCKVYDSLLFLPPDLQAARGLMCASVAITCFALITSAVGMKCTKVVDHRKRTKHIVLVAGGALFLLGCVTTLIPVSWTGHRIIQEFYNPLLIDAQRRELGEALYIGWVTSALLFAAGCILLCRHAPRTQEQDDRVIYNPGSYVYQPASAYQPPTNYQPGYNYQPAYSAPPTGSVAYTPVQY, from the exons ATGGCCTCCTACACCGCTTACAGCGGCTACAGCAGGCCGCCGCAGTCCTACGCCGCCTCGTACTACGACGAGAAACAGCCCAACACCACGGGGTACACGGCGCCCTACACGGCGCCCTACACGGCCCCTTACACGGCGCCGTACTCTGACTACACCGACTACAAG GACTCGGTATATGAAGAGAAGAAGAAAATCGAAAAGAGGAAGCGCAAGTACGCCATTTGCTGCGAGGTGGTGGCTCTGGTCATCGGCTTCATCGGTCTGATCGGCGTGGCGGCCGTGACGGGCCTGCCCATGTGGAGGGTGACGGCCTTCATCGAGGAGAACATCATCGTGATGGAGACGCGCTGGGAGGGCCTGTGGATGAACTGCTACCGGCAAGCTAACATCAGGATGCAGTGTAAGGTCTACGACTCGCTGCTCTTCCTGCCGCCCGACCTGCAGGCGGCCCGCGGCCTCATGTGCGCCTCCGTCGCCATCACCTGCTTCGCCCTCATCACCTCTGCCGTGGGCATGAAGTGCACCAAAGTGGTGGACCACCGCAAACGCACCAAGCACATCGTCCTGGTGGCCGGCGGCGCCCTCTTCCTGCTGGGTTGCGTCACCACGCTCATCCCCGTTTCCTGGACGGGCCACAGGATCATCCAGGAGTTCTACAACCCGTTGCTGATCGACGCTCAGCGGAGGGAGCTGGGCGAGGCGCTCTACATCGGCTGGGTGACTTCGGCGTTGCTGTTCGCCGCCGGCTGCATTCTGCTGTGCCGCCACGCCCCGAGAACCCAGGAGCAGGACGATAGGGTCATCTACAATCCCGGCTCGTACGTCTACCAACCCGCATCGGCGTACCAACCGCCCACCAACTACCAGCCCGGATACAACTACCAGCCTGCCTACTCCGCACCTCCGACAGGGTCTGTAGCCTACACGCCGGTCCAGTACTAG